From Sander vitreus isolate 19-12246 unplaced genomic scaffold, sanVit1 ctg154_0, whole genome shotgun sequence:
GGACCTCTCCGGTCcaaactgaaaatcaacactttttctgacatttttgtcgccttttttagacgtttgtctctttttttcgacacttttggcactgtttttagaccttttttgtctctttctttcaatgttttggcgtttttatttacatttaacacTTCTTTTCGCTACCACGTATAAACACCAcaaacaccaacttattactagttttacacttatttttggaattcatgaacctcatttataggaaattacctaattcttgatttaaaaaaaagcagaaattatgaattatttagactaatattataatatataaaggaaggataatcacagacttgTATATGTCAACGTTCTGTGAGGATACTGTTTCAAAACATTGACTAAAACactcaaaattcaatgaaagtagatattttgttgtacttgcaaAGTACAAAAAAAGCTAATTGTGTGATTGGTCTCCCCTGCAGGTGGGCAGGGCTTTGTTTTGGGCGGTGGGCGTGCGGCGCGCCAGCGGCTCGGCTCGTTTCCACAGCGACGTCAGCGTGCGGCCAGTCACCTGGGACTCATTCGGCATCTGGGACAACAGGATAGAAGAACCGATACTGCTGCCCTCCAGTATCAGATACGGAAAACCCATTCCACAGGTGACTGAGTGGACGCGGGAATGATGAATGGACGATAAAAAAGGCAACCATGACATTTAAATTACGTAACAGCAGCCAATCGGAACGACTAGATATGTAACATTCAAACTTTAATTAGATATTACAAACACTAAcagtagccaatcagaaacagcAAGCAATTTAACATTCAGatctatttttcattcaaatctaAATCTATAATCGAACTGTTCCAACGGAAAACAAGCTGCACTTATTAAGGGGTAAAAGCAGAAGGATTTACTTCTGAATGGAAATACGTTTACAACCTTTGAGTTGTGAGAGCCCTTTGTTGATGCTTAGAAGAGTATATTATACTGCTATTGCTATCGCCTGTCTTGCGAGTAAATAGCATAGTTTGGAGAAACACAACCCCACATCGCGCTGCGTTTTGAGGAGGTGTGAGaatcccgtacagtaaacagttACATCACCGCCTCTATCGCTTcaacaagaaagttttaaaacaccaaacacatgcTCTGAACTGCCGGGGAGTTTGTGAAACAGCTAAATGTGCACAGCACAGTCGATAGCTGTCGCtcgtctctttttctctctttctccgggaaatgaagctgccttcaggtgcagtGGGAAACGTTGTGTTCcataaacgatctgacgaaaaactgttactgtgaaatataaagtctacttgtgctacattggggggttaaagaacacaacatttttttttaatgaacacAGCTTCACGCTGAAGTACGGAGCTCATTTAAGATGATGCTCTGACGTCCCGTTTCCGTGAAGGAAGCACGGAGCTGCGCCaaacaaagctgacagaagCACAGAAGAGAAAAGTTATGATCACCGTCTCGTCCAATCACAGTGCtgtaaactggcaggttttaatgttgcGGGTCAGTGTAACGCTGatcagttcaattttctaagcacaaacggacatttggaaaaacagaaaaatgggttGAAATatctgattttttattttttctgcctaaaaaattggatctttaaactgtttttccaattttctgtttttattcagaggatcagacatttagaaaattacaaaattacgTCTGGGCTCCAATTATTTAATACTGCGATGGTATTCTCTCCTCTGACCCCAAAGTCTatcagtttttagttttttttggtcCATATGCAGTTAATGACCTGCATATTCCACAAAGTAGAGGGAGCGAATACCATCGCAGtagtttaaaatgtaaacatgtattgttattgtgaatctttggtttaaactagctttcaaacaaacgccccccaagggcacctcaacgcccccctttccaaaatattgcttccagcGCCCCCCGTCATCTTCTGAACGCCCCCGTTGAGAAACGCAGGTTTAGAGggataaagagagagaagttAATGAATGAGTGGATGAGTAGGCGTCATGGTTGGATGAATGTGTTGATCAAGTGGATGAACGGATGAATACATTTATGAATAGCTGGATGACTTGATGAATCGACCCTCTCAGGTGAGTCTGTCCCGGGTCGGCAGCGCGTCTGTTTTGGGTCTCAGGAAGCAGAACGAGGACCGTCTCCGCGTCGCCCGCATCCATGACAACCTGCTGTACTTCGCCGTGTTCGACGGCCACGGCGGCCCGCACGCCGCCGACTACTGCTACACCTTCATGGAGAAGTTCATCAGGTTGGATGTTTTTATTACAGGGGATGCACCAAacccagatttttggggttcggccgaataccgaacaGAACCGAaccctcgtcccgtcctcagtccatgaacacagtcaacacattaatgaagtcaacagtgactgtccttcctttgccgtacctgaagttgctgcattctggctgctgtctgtagactCCTTCATcacagctcgtattcttccagatgtttcataccagatgttgtaacagcggtgatgttgtgtattgtttagggtcctcgccaccaccagactaatcagcattgcagattgaacgtgtagctggacttgaacggccttcttttgactgaaagtactgccaaacaacactttttctgctcaccagttccatttccacttcctctcagcctgctgcattgaagctccacctacgtcaacaccttcccgtaatcaacggcgccgtcattacgtcggccagcgtagcgcgcggagtGTTGGGTTCGGTTGGAAAGAATTCTAAGGTtaggcagaaaccgaacccccgtcaaaaagcccaaataTTCGGCTGAATCCGAAGCCAAACTCTGGGctcggtgcatccctattttATTATGATGTTAACACTTAGAAACGTTTAGACTGTAAAACGTTGACACACGTtgtgattgttgttgttgttgtgcagaGACGCTCTGGAGGAGGACGACAACCTGGAGAACGttttaaaaaaatcctttttagACGTCGACAAGGCTCTGCACACACATCTCAGCTACTTCAACAacggtgagacacacacacacacacacacacacacacacacacatacacgcacgcacacgcacgcacacacactcacacacacatacgcacacacgcacacacacacacacacgcacgcacacacacacaaacacgcacgcacgcacacacacacacacacacatacgcacacacgcacacactcacacacacacacgcacacacacacacacaaacacgcacacacacacacagacacacacacacacacacgcacacacacacgcacacacacacacacacacacacaaaaaaaataacgcacACAAACGGAAGTAAAATAGCATTTGTTTCTTTTGATTGAAATATTCGATCGTGAATAATTGTCCGTAGTTAAACCTGGtttccatccatccgtccatctttCTCCCCCAGCGTCGTTCCTGACAGCCGGCACCACGGCGACGGTTGCTTTGCTACGTGACGGCGTGGAGCTGGTGGTGGCCAGCGTTGGCGACAGCCGAGCGTTGCTGTGCAGGAAGGGACGAGCCAACAAGCTCACTAAAGATCACACGCCAGACCGCAAAGACGAGAGACACAGGTACGCACTTTTACTATGTTACTATAACATAATATAAGGATTAATGGTACTTTTACTATGTTACTATAACATAATATGATGATTAATGGCACTTTTACTATGTTACTATAACATAATATGATGATTAATGGCACTTTTACTATGTTACTATAACATAATATGAGGATTAATGGCACTTTTACTATGTTACTATAACATAATATGATGATTAATGGCACTTTTACTATGTTACTATAACATAATATGAGGATTAATGGCACTTTTACTATGTTACTATAACATAATATGAGGATTAATGGCACTTTTACTATGTTACTATTACATAATATAAGGATTAATGGTACTTTTACTATGTTACTATAACATAATATGATGATTAATGGCACTTTTACTATGTTACTATTACATAATATGAGGATTAATGGTACTTTTACTATGTTACTATTACATAATATAAGGATTAATGGTACTTTTACTATGTTACTATCAGGGTGGGAAAGCCACAGTGgcttttcgacacttttgtcactttttttttctgtcaatattatttttatatttcttttgacgttttttttttttttaagcttttcccatgtttttgtcacttttctggacgtttttgaagattttcctgacatttttgtcacttattctgatgtttttgtcacttttttaacatattataaaatgaaaaatcacaagaataaagttattatttaaCCCTTAACTTGTAAAATTATTGACAGACTGAACAGAGCATTTAGAAATAAAACGTCCAGCGAGAACGGTGCAGATAAAGTCAGTGGAGCTTCAGGTTGTTACGTGTGTATAAATAGACTACAGTATTTTGGACTGCTGCAGGTCGACAGGTTTGGGTTTCCCTTCAGCTTAAATGTTACGTAACAGCAGAACGAGGATAAGTTTAACTCACCCAAACGCATGTTATCGCTTCAGTGtgtgacccacacacacatagagtcaAAGTCCTTAACTAGGAAATGGAAGTACAATAACAAGACTGTGTtgaagtattcagatattttactgTAGTAAATGCAGTGTGAAAATACATTGAACAATGTAAATGtacttttcagctttgtgacgatgcattttccaggttgttatttttcaacctggaccgtattttcctgtttttgtgtctaagtgactgatgggaacaacaatctttgacattggtccagtattaagcgagatcgctgcagtcggcagcagagaaacaagctacaatgttcGTTAATAGAGCAAaggtccagcttgtatttagcttcacaaaagtgctcgttttgccgctgacaggctcagattaatattctaagtgtctgacatcattatggaaaggatgtctaaggaggtcgacctttctgttacagagtaagatcct
This genomic window contains:
- the ppm1ka gene encoding protein phosphatase Mn(2+)-dependent 1K encodes the protein MSSTALLNLLRCSRSTVTRQTLLTARSSPGTSTAPGQVGRALFWAVGVRRASGSARFHSDVSVRPVTWDSFGIWDNRIEEPILLPSSIRYGKPIPQVSLSRVGSASVLGLRKQNEDRLRVARIHDNLLYFAVFDGHGGPHAADYCYTFMEKFIRDALEEDDNLENVLKKSFLDVDKALHTHLSYFNNASFLTAGTTATVALLRDGVELVVASVGDSRALLCRKGRANKLTKDHTPDRKDERHRIQMFGGFVTWNSVGEARVNGRLAMSRSIGDFHLRSSGVIAEPDTRRLTVQHASDTFLALTTDGINFLLSDQEICDVINQCQDPTEAADIIAQQALQYGSEDNSTIIVVPFGAWGKHQSSPAVYSMSRNFSSSGRWA